A stretch of Spirosoma oryzicola DNA encodes these proteins:
- a CDS encoding Gfo/Idh/MocA family protein, whose amino-acid sequence METNTSENREIGIGVIGMGGFGLFAVQQFLQTPHTKLVAIAGSKREEAIRTAKRFGAEQLESLEELVNHPEVDVVYIATPPFLHYEQAMLALNAGKHVICEKPLAMNPEQGREMIEKAREKGLLMVTNLMQRYNPMFARIKHLIDKKLLGEFLHGYFENYAGDEGLSPEHWFWDRSKSGGIFIEHGVHFFDMFSGWLGEGTVKSAQIVKRPNSNDIEDQVQATVEYGDDETGRKLVNFYHGFTQTGRMDRQEMRLLFERGDITLFEWVPTRIVLRCVADEETTRALMDLFPGAQLNVTGNIGGKDLPLRGRHKEFNAYQQIEIRYGFETEKQHLYSELLRLMFRDQVSAIHYPETHRIIREENGLNSLQTAAEADQLARQ is encoded by the coding sequence ATGGAAACAAATACGTCGGAAAACCGCGAAATTGGAATTGGAGTGATCGGTATGGGTGGCTTTGGCTTGTTTGCCGTTCAGCAGTTTCTTCAGACTCCGCACACGAAACTGGTGGCAATTGCCGGATCAAAACGGGAGGAAGCTATCCGAACAGCCAAGCGTTTCGGTGCCGAGCAACTCGAAAGTCTGGAGGAACTGGTAAACCACCCGGAGGTTGATGTTGTCTACATCGCTACACCACCGTTTTTGCACTACGAGCAAGCCATGCTGGCCCTGAACGCGGGTAAACACGTCATTTGTGAGAAACCGTTGGCCATGAATCCAGAACAAGGCCGTGAAATGATCGAAAAGGCCAGGGAAAAAGGGCTGCTCATGGTAACGAACCTCATGCAGCGCTACAACCCCATGTTTGCCCGGATAAAGCACCTGATCGATAAAAAGCTGCTGGGTGAATTTCTGCACGGTTATTTCGAAAACTACGCCGGTGATGAAGGGCTTTCACCTGAACACTGGTTCTGGGATCGAAGCAAAAGCGGTGGTATTTTCATCGAGCATGGCGTTCACTTCTTCGATATGTTTTCGGGTTGGCTCGGTGAGGGAACCGTAAAATCGGCCCAGATCGTGAAGCGGCCTAATAGCAACGATATTGAAGATCAGGTACAGGCAACGGTGGAGTACGGTGATGACGAGACGGGCCGCAAACTGGTCAACTTTTACCACGGCTTTACGCAGACGGGTCGGATGGACCGGCAGGAAATGCGGTTGTTGTTCGAACGGGGCGATATTACGCTTTTTGAGTGGGTGCCAACGCGCATCGTACTACGGTGCGTGGCTGACGAAGAAACGACACGCGCGCTGATGGATTTGTTTCCCGGTGCCCAGCTCAATGTAACGGGCAACATCGGTGGTAAGGATTTACCACTGCGTGGACGGCACAAAGAATTCAACGCCTACCAGCAAATCGAAATTCGATACGGATTCGAGACGGAGAAGCAGCATCTCTACAGTGAACTACTTCGGTTGATGTTCCGCGATCAGGTTTCTGCTATTCACTATCCGGAAACGCACCGCATCATTCGGGAAGAAAACGGACTAAATTCACTGCAAACAGCGGCTGAAGCGGATCAGTTAGCACGTCAGTAG